Proteins encoded in a region of the Drosophila sechellia strain sech25 chromosome 2L, ASM438219v1, whole genome shotgun sequence genome:
- the LOC6611550 gene encoding myosin-VIIa: MSEFVRQHGEYVWVKPQNTTSEFAVPFGARIVRTEKTQTLVCDDRNKQFWVPAGDVLKAMHITSQEDVEDMITLGDLQEYTILRNLQNRYAMQLIYTYTGSMLVAINPYQILPIYTNREIQLYRNKSLAELPPHIFAISDNAFQRLQRLKENQCVVISGESGAGKTESTKLILQYLAAISGKHSWIEQQIIEANPIMEAFGNAKTVRNDNSSRFGKYIEIRFTTQGAIQGARIQQYLLEKSRIVFQSRDERNYHIFYCMLAGLSTAERERLKLQEQSPSQYHYLAQGGCFTLPGRGDAKDFADIRAAMKVLSFKPEEVWSILSLLAAILHLGNLRFTATEVANLATAEIDDTPNLQRVAQLLGIPISALNAALTQRTIFVHGEHVTTSLSKEAAIEGRDAFVKSLYDGIFVRIVRRINETINKQVDQPMNSIGVLDIFGFENFDNNSFEQLCINYANENLQQFFVGHIFKMEQDEYQNEHINWQHIEFQDNQQILDLIGMKPMNLMSLIDEESKFPKGTDQTLLEKLHVQHGNRSIYVKGKTTQTSLFGIRHYAGVVMYNPLGFLEKNRDSFSGDLRTLVQRSANKYLVDIFPHEMPMDTAKKQPTLCVKFRNSLDMLMRTLSQAHPYFIRCIKPNEYKEPKNFDKELCVRQLRYSGMMETARIRRAGYPIRHAYRAFVERYRLLVPPVGSLEQCDCRKVARQICEVALPADSDRQYGKTKLFLRDEDDASLELQRSQLMLKSIVTIQRGIRRVLFRRYMKRYREAIITVQRYWRGRLQRRKYQVMRQGFHRLGACIAAQQLTTKFTMVRCRTIKLQALSRGYLVRKDFQKKLLERRKQNQLKKEELLKLAKMKEAEELLRLQQLKEQKEKEQRDQQEKLFQEEQRLKAEAAARNALAMAAVQQKKRTKPVKQEAPKAPTLQARNSLPPPPTTLIVAAPLPTRPASAATRINTITESPGTIDVESSKQMVDDVFRFLNDEPDAGLRKLNNISSGDTIRLPKSVPNNIDTSDFSYLKYAATYFGGGATAQHERKPLKKSLLKHEHPIDEMASKAIWLTILRFMGDLPDVISSPSLHASDNENLMSDLASLLNTSDSYKPRLFVRQSQRRIPKPSASGEKEAQEFYQHWLNVPTSHLEKLHFIIGHGIIKNSLRDEILAQICKQLYLNPSRSSYSRGWLLLSLCLSCFTPSEEFEPHLRSFMKQGTAQLQATPSLQRLERTLVNGPRCQPPSLFELHAIRGRHPLKLDIHLMDGQQRRLQVDAASTAREAVHQLCQGMGITDTFGFGLVMLLNGKLMPLGAGQEHVLDAISECEQRQLDAPWKLYLRKEMFATWYDPSVDPKATQLIYKQILNGLKCGEYRCRSEKDIAMVCALACFVEHGPGEILRLKPSEITAFVPSDLLAPGKRAIENWSRLIAVTYGKSSYVKEEKKDLLLEAQKRAKEDICLFAHLSWPMRHSRLFEVVRKEGPKLQSDELMLGINSTGLFLIDETEQVLASCCFSEVLKVHVESDDKLHVMTFQHVNFVLQCSTAQDANEVINYMLDNLRQRSSYGVALDQVVEGDLEDCLVLNSGDLIEFEAGVTGAQLMAGNAQDWYRGCVNGQWGQFAAGNVRVLATLTKPSEKLQDILREGRFQEPPKPTPRANYSRRRQHNISQLAESHFREPLDSDKAQLSKFSPEPLKAPLLKAVVKVPPLFQQALVMDHHILKYMGDIARSNLPVNTDLIFQPALQHPLLCDELYCQLMKQLSDNPSSESEKRGWDLLYLATGLLAPSVLVMRELIILLRMRADALADACLKRLKRSLAQGQRKQAPHLIEVEGIQQRCLHIYHKIYFPDDTVEAFEIESHTRGAELIADIAQRLELKSPVGYSIFLKTGDRVYAMPEEEFVFDFITQLIYWLRQQRTIRSISDGHYQLHFMRKLWLNNHPGGDLNGDVIFSYPQELHKYLKGYYPIDCEQASRLAVLVYSADHNVSLQRLPEVLPRLIPEDLMPLQTVAEWRQQILPKVHRDHLTEDHAKILFLQELTHFSCFGSTFFVVKQQNDDTLPETLLIAINSTGFHMLDPTTKEILHSYEYSQLGIWSSGKNHFHIRFGNMIGASKLLCSTTQGYKMDDLLASYVRYFNGHE, encoded by the exons aTGTCCGAATTTGTGCGGCAACAT GGCGAGTATGTGTGGGTTAAGCCGCAAAATACTACCAGCGAATTCGCAGTGCCCTTTGGAGCTCGAATTGTGCGAACGGAGAAAACACAGACCCTAGTCTGCGATGACCGGAACAAGCAGTTCTGGGTTCCAGCGGGGGATGTCCTGAAGGCCATGCATATCACCTCCCAGGAGGATGTGGAGGATATGATCACTTTGGGTGACTTACAGGAGTACACTATACTGAGGAACCTGCAGAACAGATATGCCATGCAATTAATTTAT ACCTACACAGGCTCCATGTTGGTGGCCATCAATCCGTACCAGATTCTGCCTATCTACACGAATCGCGAGATACAGCTCTACAGAAATAAGTCCCTTGCTGAACTACCTCCTCACATTTTCGCCATTAGTGACAATGCCTTTCAGAGACTGCAAAGACTTAAGGAGAACCAGTGTGTGGTGATCAGCGGGGAGTCGGGTGCCGGAAAGACGGAGAGCACCAAGCTGATCCTTCAGTATCTGGCCGCAATTAGTGGCAAACACTCATGGATCGAACAGCAAATCATAGAGGCCAATCCTATTATGGAGGCCTTTGGCAATGCCAAGACTGTACGGAACGACAACTCCTCGCGTTTCGGAAAGTACATCGAGATCAGATTCACGACACAGGGCGCTATTCAGGGAGCTAGAATCCAGCAATATCTTCTGGAAAAATCCCGAATTGTTTTCCAGAGTCGCGATGAGCGCAACTATCACATTTTCTACTGCATGTTGGCGGGACTTTCAACTGCGGAGAGAGAACGCCTAAAGCTACAGGAGCAATCGCCAAGTCAGTATCATTACTTGGCCCAAGGAGGATGCTTTACTTTGCCAGGAAGAGGAGATGCCAAGGATTTTGCCGATATTCGAGCGGCGATGAAGGTGCTTTCATTTAAGCCGGAGGAAGTTTGGAGCATACTTAGTTTACTGGCGGCTATTTTGCACCTGGGAAACCTCAGATTCACGGCCACCGAGGTGGCCAATTTGGCTACGGCTGAGATAGACGACACTCCAAATCTACAGAGAGTGGCTCAATTACTGGGAATACCCATATCAGCTCTCAATGCTGCTCTTACGCAAAGAACCATCTTTGTGCATGGTGAGCACGTGACCACCAGTTTGTCCAAGGAAGCGGCTATTGAGGGTCGAGATGCGTTTGTAAAATCGTTGTACGATGGAATTTTTGTGCGCATCGTGCGAAGAATCAATGAGACTATAAACAAGCAAGTGGATCAGCCCATGAATAGCATAGGTGTTCTAGATATCTTCGGGTTCGAGAACTTCGACAATAACAGTTTTGAACAACTGTGCATCAACTATGCCAACGAAAATCTACAGCAATTTTTTGTGGGACATATCTTCAAG ATGGAGCAGGATGAGTACCAGAACGAGCATATCAACTGGCAGCACATTGAGTTCCAGGATAATCAGCAAATCCTCGATCTAATTGGCATGAAACCCATGAACTTGATGTCCCTCATTGACGAGGAGTCCAAGTTTCCCAAGGGCACTGATCAAACTCTGCTCGAAAAGCTACATGTTCAGCATGGTAATCGTTCCATTTACGTAAAAGGTAAAACCACCCAAACGTCTCTATTTGGAATCCGTCATTATGCCGGCGTCGTGATGTACAATCCATTGGGATTCCTTGAAAAGAACAGGGATTCATTCAGCGGAGATCTAAGGACTCTGGTGCAGCGATCTGCAAATAAGTATCTGGTGGACATATTCCCACATGAAATGCCCATGGATACGGCCAAGAAGCAGCCCACTTTGTGCGTGAAATTCAGAAACTCTCTGGACATGCTGATGCGCACTTTGTCGCAGGCACATCCCTACTTTATCCGTTGCATCAAGCCCAATGAATACAAGGAACCAAAG AACTTTGACAAGGAGCTGTGTGTGCGGCAGTTACGCTACTCTGGAATGATGGAGACGGCACGCATTCGAAGGGCGGGCTATCCGATCCGCCACGCCTACCGTGCCTTCGTGGAGAGATACCGCCTCTTGGTGCCACCGGTGGGATCTTTGGAGCAATGTGACTGCCGGAAGGTGGCGCGGCAGATCTGTGAAGTTGCCCTACCTGCCGATTCCGATCGCCAGTACGGAAAAACAAAGCTGTTCCTGCGGGACGAGGACGACGCCAGTCTGGAACTGCAGCGGTCCCAGCTGATGCTCAAGAGTATCGTGACCATTCAGCGAGGAATCAGACGGGTCTTGTTCCGACGTTACATGAAGAGATACCGCGAGGCCATTATTACGGTTCAGAGATATTGGCGAGGTCGCCTGCAGCGTCGTAAGTACCAGGTTATGCGGCAGGGATTCCATCGCCTGGGAGCCTGTATAGCTGCGCAGCAGTTGACCACCAAGTTCACGATGGTCAGATGTCGAACCATAAAACTGCAGGCCTTGAGTCGAGGGTATCTGGTTCGCAAGGACTTCCAGAAAAAGTTGTTGGAGCGACGAAAGCAGAACCAGCTGAAGAAGGAGGAGTTACTTAAGTTGGCCAAGATGAAGGAAGCAGAGGAACTGCTGAGACTGCAGCAACTGAAGGAGCAGAAGGAGAAAGAACAAAGAGATCAGCAGGAAAAACTATTCCAGGAGGAGCAGAGGCTCAAGGCCGAAGCAGCCGCCCGAAACGCCTTGGCCATGGCTGCGGTGCAGCAGAAGAAGAGAACTAAGCCCGTCAAGCAAGAGGCTCCCAAGGCTCCAACCCTGCAAGCCCGCAACTCCCTgcccccaccacccaccacacTGATAGTAGCTGCCCCACTACCTACTCGACCGGCCAGTGCCGCCACCAGAATTAATACCATAACCGAGAGTCCTGGCACCATTGATGTGGAGTCCTCCAAGCAAATGGTGGATGACGTGTTCCGCTTCCTAAACGATGAACCCGAT GCAGGGTTGAGGAAACTTAACAACATCTCTTCTGGAGATACAATACGCCTACCCAAATCGGTGCCGAATAACATCGACACCTCCGACTTCAGTTATTTGAAATATGCAGCGACTTACTTCGGTGGTGGCGCCACTGCACAGCACGAAAGAAAGCCTCTGAAGAAATCTTTGTTAAAACATGAACATCCCATTGATGAGATGGCATCTAAG GCCATTTGGTTGACTATACTCCGCTTTATGGGCGACTTGCCAGATGTTATTTCCTCGCCTTCTCTTCATGCATCCGATAATGAAAACTTGATGAGTGATTTGGCAAGCCTCTTGAACACTTCTGATTCCTATAAGCCTCGCTTATTTGTGCGTCAATCCCAAAGACGTATTCCAAAGCCTTCGGCTAGTGGTGAAAAGGAAGCCCAGGAATTCTATCAACACTGGCTCAACGTTCCCACAAGCCACCTGGAGAAACTTCACTTCATCATTGGTCACGGTATAATAAAGAATAGCTTACG AGACGAAATCTTAGCCCAGATCTGCAAGCAGCTATATCTTAACCCAAGTAGGAGCTCCTACTCCCGCGGATGGTTGCTCCTTTCGCTATGCCTCAGCTGCTTTACCCCCAGCGAAGAATTTGAGCCACACTTGCGCAGTTTCATGAAGCAGGGAACTGCGCAACTGCAGGCCACTCCTTCCCTGCAGCGATTGGAGCGAACCCTGGTCAATGGACCACGCTGTCAGCCACCTTCGTTATTCGAGCTCCACGCAATCCGGGGTCGCCACCCACTTAAGTTGGACATTCACCTGATGGATGGACAGCAGAGAAGATTGCAGGTGGATGCGGCCAGTACGGCCCGAGAGGCAGTCCATCAACTTTGTCAGGGAATGGGGATAACCGACACCTTTGGCTTTGGATTGGTAATGTTATTGAATGGGAAGCTAATGCCGCTGGGAGCAGGTCAGGAGCATGTCCTGGATGCCATTTCGGAGTGCGAGCAACGCCAGCTGGATGCACCATGGAAACTATACCTCCGGAAGGAAATGTTTGCCACTTGGTATGATCCCTCGGTGGACCCCAAGGCCACTCAACTAATATACAAGCAGATTCTTAACGGGTTGAAGTGCGGAGAGTATCGATGTCGCTCCGAAAAGGACATAGCAATGGTGTGCGCTCTGGCCTGCTTTGTAGAACATGGACCTGGGGAGATTCTTCGATTGAAGCCATCGGAGATCACAGCATTTGTCCCAAGTGATCTTCTAGCTCCCGGCAAGCGAGCCATTGAGAACTGGAGTCGCCTAATAGCTGTTACCTACGGGAAGAGCTCTTATGTGAAGGAAGAAAAGAAAGACCTGCTATTGGAGGCACAAAAGAGAGCCAAGGAGGATATATGTCTCTTTGCACATCTCTCCTGGCCTATGAGACACTCGCGCCTGTTTGAAGTGGTTCGCAAAGAGGGACCAAAGCTCCAGAGCGATGAACTTATGCTGGGCATTAATTCCACGGGCCTTTTCCTTATAGACGAAACCGAACAGGTTCTGGCTTCCTGTTGTTTTAGCGAGGTGCTGAAAGTGCACGTGGAATCAGATGATAAACTGCATGTTATGACCTTTCAACACGTCAATTTTGTGCTGCAGTGCAGCACTGCTCAGGATGCCAACGAGGTGATAAACTATATGCTGGATAATCTCCGACAGCGTTCAAGCTATGGCGTAGCTCTTGATCAGGTCGTAGAGGGGGATCTAGAGGATTGTCTAGTGCTAAACTCCGGTGACCTAATCGAATTCGAGGCAGGTGTAACAGGTGCCCAGTTAATGGCTGGTAATGCACAAGACTGGTACAGGGGATGTGTCAATGGCCAGTGGGGTCAGTTTGCTGCTGGAAATGTTCGCGTTTTGGCCACCCTCACCAAGCCGAGTGAAAAACTTCAAGATATCCTCCGGGAGGGCCGATTTCAAGAACCCCCGAAACCAACTCCAAGAGCCAATTACTCTCGCCGTCGTCAACACAATATCTCTCAGCTGGCTGAGAGCCACTTTAGGGAGCCATTGGA CTCCGATAAGGCACAACTATCAAAGTTTTCACCTGAGCCGCTGAAAGCCCCTCTGCTCAAAGCTGTCGTTAAGGTACCCCCACTTTTCCAGCAGGCATTGGTTATGGATCATCATATTCTTAAG TACATGGGCGACATAGCAAGGAGCAATCTACCGGTCAACACGGACCTCATCTTCCAGCCAGCGCTGCAGCATCCGCTGCTGTGTGACGAGCTCTACTGCCAGCTGATGAAGCAACTGAGCGATAATCCCTCCAGCGAAAGCGAGAAGCGTGGCTGGGACCTGCTTTACTTGGCCACGGGATTGTTGGCTCCCAGTGTCTTGGTGATGAGGGAGCTGATCATACTACTGCGCATGCGTGCAGACGCCCTCGCCGATGCCTGCCTGAAGCGACTGAAGCGATCCTTGGCCCAGGGCCAGCGCAAACAAGCTCCACATCTCATTGAGGTTGAGGGAATTCAACAGCGATGCCTGCACATCTACCACAAGATATATTTCCCCGACGATACGGTTGAGGCTTTCGAGATTGAATCGCACACACGGGGAGCAGAGCTCATAGCGGATATAGCCCAGAGATTGGAGCTCAAATCACCTGTTGGTTATAGTATTTTTTTGAAGACAGGTGACAGGGTCTATGCTATGCCTGAAGAGGAGTTTGTGTTTGATTTCATCACCCAACTCATCTACTGGCTAAGACAGCAGAGGACCATACGCTCCATATCCGATGGCCACTACCAACTGCACTTCATGAGGAAGTTATGGTTAAACAACCATCCAGGCGGGGACCTCAATGGAGATGTGATCTTCAGCTATCCGCAAGAGCTGCACAAATACTTGAAGGGCTACTATCCCATCGATTGCGAGCAGGCCTCGCGTTTGGCAGTTCTTGTGTACAGTGCAGATCATAACGTTAGCTTGCAGCGGCTGCCCGAAGTTCTGCCACGCTTAATTCCTGAAGACCTAATGCCGCTTCAAACGGTGGCCGAATGGAGGCAACAGATCCTGCCCAAAGTCCACCGCGATCATTTAACGGAGGATCACGCCAAGATTTTGTTCCTTCAAGAGCTCACCCATTTCTCTTGCTTCGGCTCCACATTCTTTGTGGTGAAGCAACAAAATGACGATACCCTTCCCGAAACTCTTTTAATCGCAATTAACAGCACAGGTTTCCATATGCTGGATCCGACAACTAAGGAGATCCTTCACAGCTATGAATACTCCCAGTTGGGAATTTGGAGCTCGGGCAAGAATCACTTCCACATTCGGTTTGGTAACATGATCGGAGCATCGAAGCTGCTGTGCAGCACCACCCAAGGATACAAAATGGACGATTTGCTGGCCTCTTATGTTAGGTACTTTAATGGACACGAATAA
- the LOC6611551 gene encoding zinc carboxypeptidase, with protein sequence MRLLWLLATLVALTSAGIHKDSPKERYDNFRVYKLTIQNKIQLAVIEKIGELTKKYNIWKEYDERSREIDIMVSPGELNHFQELLKFNNISSELMVENVQERIDEEQVTPTADSATFGWTKYYELEEIEAWLDEILNAYPSVTEEFIVGKSYEGRTIRGIKISHKAGNPGIFIESNIHAREWITSASATWFINQLLTSEDADVRSLADNYDWHIIPVFNVDGFEYSHKKDRMWRKTRQPHATNACIGADANRNFDSYWLQNNGASSNPCSQTFAGDNPGSEPEAKALVEYLTKIQDQISVYISFHSYGQYLLSPYGHTKEEFPENYNDILTIGKAFADSIEALPYGTVYQYGSTADVLYVATGTSVDWVFNELGKKIVYTIEYRDKGRYGFILPPVQIIPNCEELMVGMLALIEKTKELGYL encoded by the exons ATGCGTCTGCTTTGGTTGCTTGCTACGCTGGTGGCTCTAACAAGTGCTGGTATCCATAAGGACTCCCCTAAAGAGCGTTATGATAACTTCAGGGTATACAAGCTCACTATACAGAACAAAATTCAATTGGCTGTGATCGAGAAAATTGGCGAGCTGACGAAGAAG TACAATATTTGGAAGGAGTATGACGAGCGTAGTAGGGAGATTGATATTATGGTTAGTCCTGGAGAACTGAACCATTTTCAGGAGCTGCTTAAATTCAATAATATCAGCAGCGAGCTTATGGTCGAGAATGTCCAAGA GCGTATCGACGAGGAGCAAGTCACGCCGACTGCAGATAGCGCCACCTTTGGCTGGACGAAGTACTATGAGCTGGAAGAGATTGAGGCCTGGCTGGACGAGATTCTAAACGCTTATCCCTCGGTGACCGAGGAGTTCATCGTTGGCAAGTCCTACGAGGGGAGAACCATTAGAGGCATCAAGATCTCCCACAAGGCTGGCAACCCTGGCATTTTCATCGAGTCCAACATTCATGCCAGAGAGTGGATAACTTCGGCCAGTGCTACATGGTTCATCAATCAGCTGTTGACCTCAGAGGATGCCGATGTGCGAAGTTTGGCCGATAACTATGATTGGCATATAATTCCCGTGTTCAATGTAGATGGTTTTGAGTACTCACACAAGAAG GACCGTATGTGGCGCAAGACACGTCAGCCACATGCCACGAATGCCTGTATTGGAGCTGACGCCAATAGGAACTTCGACtcctattggctacaaaacAATGGAGCCTCTAGCAATCCCTGCAGTCAGACTTTTGCTGGGGATAACCCTGGATCGGAGCCCGAAGCCAAGGCCTTGGTCGAGTATCTGACCAAAATCCAGGACCAAATTAGTGTGTACATATCCTTCCACTCATATGGACAGTATTTGCTTTCGCCGTACGGACATACCAAGGAGGAGTTCCCAGAAAACTACAATGATATTCTGACTATTGGCAAAGCTTTTGCCGATTCCATTGAAGCACTGCCGTACGGAACCGTCTACCAGTATGGTTCTACAGCTGACGTGCTTT ATGTGGCCACTGGAACCTCCGTGGACTGGGTGttcaacgagctgggcaagaAGATCGTTTACACTATCGAGTACCGTGATAAGGGTCGCTACGGATTTATTCTGCCACCAGTGCAGATCATTCCCAACTGCGAGGAGCTAATGGTTGGAATGCTGGCTTTAATCGAAAAGACCAAGGAGTTGGGCTACTTGTAA
- the LOC6611552 gene encoding zinc carboxypeptidase: MALFSLPIVLALVVLAQGASFGQDQRLRYDDYSVYKVKFETQAQRSILRKLAEDRESFRLWHEAKDELHLMLSSGAFGEFETEIRKTNVTAELFIRNVQELIDSEEAANLKASRDGSFGWTKYNSLAEIYAWLDGILAAYPTITEGFIVGQSYEGRTIRGIKISYKSNNPGVLIESNIHAREWITSATATWLINEFLTSTDELVRDLAENHDWYIVPVLNVDGFVYTHEKDRMWRKTRQPSEISSCIGADPNRNYDSHWMENEGASSNPCAEDYGGPKPFSEPEIQAMSEFVISIKDKINVLLAFHSYSQLLLSPYGHTKEEFPPNFDDMMEVAKAYGDAVESLPYGTVYRYGSAAGILYPASGATIDWAYNEQGVEISYTIEFRDTGRYGFILPPVHIIPNAEEALIGIAALLEKCKDLGYLGLKSAL; the protein is encoded by the exons ATGGCTCTATTTAGTTTACCTATAGTCCTGGCACTGGTAGTCTTAGCTCAAGGAGCAAGTTTTGGTCAGGACCAAAGACTACGCTATGACGACTACTCGGTTTATAAAGTCAAGTTTGAAACTCAGGCGCAGAGAAGTATCTTAAGAAAGCTTGCAGAAGATCGAGAAAGT TTCAGGCTGTGGCATGAAGCCAAGGATGAGTTACACCTGATGCTAAGTTCAGGTGCCTTTGGCGAATTCGAGACTGAAATTCGGAAGACTAATGTCACTGCAGAGCTGTTCATCAGAAATGTGCAAGA GCTTATCGATTCGGAGGAAGCAGCCAATCTGAAAGCCAGTAGAGATGGATCATTTGGTTGGACGAAGTACAATTCTCTGGCGGAAATTTATGCGTGGTTAGACGGTATACTAGCCGCTTATCCAACGATAACAGAGGGTTTTATAGTGGGTCAATCGTACGAGGGACGCACCATCCGGGGCATAAAGATCTCCTACAAGTCGAATAACCCAGGAGTGCTTATTGAGTCCAACATACATGCAAGGGAGTGGATCACCTCTGCAACAGCCACCTGGTTGATTAACGAGTTCCTTACCTCCACGGATGAATTAGTGAGGGATCTTGCGGAGAATCACGACTGGTATATAGTGCCAGTGCTGAATGTCGACGGTTTCGTGTACACTCATGAAAAG GATCGCATGTGGCGAAAGACCCGTCAACCTTCCGAAATTTCTAGTTGCATCGGAGCAGATCCTAACCGAAATTACGATTCGCATTGGATGGAGAACGAGGGGGCTTCTTCAAATCCCTGTGCCGAGGATTACGGTGGACCCAAGCCCTTTTCTGAGCCTGAAATCCAGGCCATGTCTGAGTTTGTAATCAGCATCAAGGACAAAATTAATGTTTTGCTCGCGTTCCACTCGTACAGTCAGCTTCTGCTCTCTCCCTATGGACACACTAAGGAGGAGTTTCCTCCCAATTTTGATGATATGATGGAAGTTGCTAAAGCCTATGGAGATGCAGTTGAGAGCCTTCCTTATGGAACTGTCTACAGATACGGCTCAGCTGCGGGCATTCTTT ATCCCGCGTCTGGAGCCACCATCGATTGGGCATACAATGAACAAGGAGTGGAGATATCGTATACCATTGAATTCAGGGACACCGGTCGATATGGTTTTATCCTGCCCCCGGTGCACATTATTCCAAACGCAGAGGAGGCACTAATCGGCATTGCTGCCCTATTAGAAAAGTGTAAAGACCTCGGCTATCTCGGGCTTAAGAGCGCGCTGTAA
- the LOC116801034 gene encoding uncharacterized protein LOC116801034: MRPLIALLLLITAWKSSLSDPILPRSYENYSVYKVFIKTRSDQQVIDGLLKDTDNYNLWHRGLKLVHIMVSLMGKDSFLALMRKENIVVEVLIKNVQTLIDRY, from the exons ATGCGTCCACTGATTGCATTGTTACTATTGATAACAGCTTGGAAAAGTAGCCTATCAGATCCTATACTACCCCGTTCCTATGAAAACTATTCAGTGTACAAGGTTTTCATAAAAACTCGTTCGGATCAACAGGTTATCGATGGACTGCTGAAGGACACAGACAAT TATAACTTGTGGCATCGTGGCTTAAAGCTAGTCCACATAATGGTGAGCCTTATGGGAAAAGATTCTTTCCTAGCTTTAATGCGAAAGGAAAATATTGTTGTGGAAGTACTGATAAAAAATGTTCAGAC ACTTATTGATAGGTACTGA